Proteins from a genomic interval of Lolium perenne isolate Kyuss_39 chromosome 1, Kyuss_2.0, whole genome shotgun sequence:
- the LOC127304288 gene encoding uncharacterized protein yields the protein MAKISCFSTLLAGRRQKRVVAGTEKRGGGERPRVKPVEDSIHATPTAAPHVDKCGDKIERRDVKIVSDVAAVVAHKGGDTDVMSPAKTDTRSDDFDFHPHHGSDNHGAEKHATVTVPDDAEITNGGAVPDAVIVSGEEEEAAAAAAEVDPSAKLKRSCSNIETKRPVPRHATDMPARSRSYGDLKDLPGGVSKDTMSRGVPDASPASVKTSRTADRVMLKRRSSSQVLPSRSRKLWWRLFLWSHRNLHRPWSARPSDDAGAPGRHGGGYTSDTHEEPDRKNKKAMVDESPPPPVPNQWVAFCAENSLSDRVSAWVSTIDNECLRISEDDDDDNDQSMEQGDCVASPRAIVAGEPSGKENGKSKRCAAANEVAQANSIVQSLTAFSSVAHISGMGLKVMPMIAPFSSLRAVNLSSNFIVHISPGSLPKGLHSLDLSRNKIANVEGLRELTKLRVLNLSYNRISRIGHGLSNCTAIRELYLAGNKISDVEGLHRLLKLAVLDLGFNKLTTAKALGQLVANYHSLLALNLVGNPVQTNVGDEALRKAVTGLLPHLAYLNKQPVKPQRVREVATDSVARAALGAGAGGRRRASRRLSQSPGSSSTSRSRSKGRQHHASGLPTRK from the exons ATGGCCAAGATAAGCTGCTTCTCCACCCTGCTCGCCGGCAGGAGGCAGAAACGAGTG GTTGCTGGCACAGAGAAGCGGGGTGGCGGCGAGCGCCCCAGGGTGAAGCCGGTGGAGGATTCCATTCACGCTACGCCGACTGCCGCTCCTCATGTGGACAAATGCGGCGATAAGATCGAACGGCGCGACGTCAAGATTGTCTCCGATGTGGCTGCCGTGGTGGCGCATAAGGGCGGCGACACTGACGTCATGTCGCCAGCGAAGACGGACACCCGGTCTGATGACTTCGACTTCCACCCACACCACGGCTCCGACAACCACGGCGCTGAGAAGCATGCCACCGTCACCGTACCGGACGACGCGGAGATCACGAACGGTGGCGCCGTACCGGATGCGGTGATTGTtagcggcgaggaggaggaggcagcggcagcggcagcggaggTGGACCCGTCGGCGAAGCTGAAGCGGTCGTGCTCAAACATCGAGACCAAGCGGCCTGTGCCGAGGCACGCCACGGACATGCCAGCGCGATCGCGCTCCTACGGCGACCTCAAGGACCTACCGGGCGGCGTCTCCAAGGACACCATGTCGCGCGGCGTGCCGGATGCGAGCCCCGCGTCGGTGAAGACGTCGCGTACCGCGGACCGCGTCATGCTCAAGAGGCGGTCGTCGAGCCAGGTTCTGCCGTCGCGGAGCCGGAAGCTGTGGTGGCGCCTCTTCCTCTGGAGCCACCGCAACCTGCACCGGCCGTGGTCGGCGCGCCCGAGCGACGACGCCGGCGCTCCCGGCCGTCACGGCGGCGGGTACACCTCGGACACGCACGAGGAGCCGGACCGCAAGAACAAGAAGGCGATGGTCGACGAGTCACCACCGCCGCCGGTCCCTAACCAGTGGGTCGCCTTTTGCGCCGAGAACTCCCTGAGCGACCGCGTCAGCGCGTGGGTGAGCACCATCGACAACGAGTGCCTCCGCATctccgaggacgacgacgacgacaacgACCAAAGCATGGAGCAAGGCGACTGCGTGGCGAGCCCCCGTGCCATCGTGGCCGGGGAACCGTCTGGGAAGGAGAACGGCAAGTCCAAACGGTGCGCGGCCGCCAATGAGGTCGCCCAGGCCAACAGCATCGTCCAGTCCCTCACCGCCTTCTCATCCGTAGCGCACATATCCGGGATGGGACTCAAGGTCATGCCCATGATCGCGCCCTTCTCGAGCTTGCGCGCGGTCAACCTCTCCAGCAACTTCATCG TTCATATCTCCCCGGGATCGCTGCCAAAGGGACTGCACTCGCTGGATCTGTCGCGGAACAAGATAGCCAATGTGGAGGGGCTCCGGGAGCTGACCAAGCTGCGAGTGCTGAACCTCAGCTACAACCGAATTTCGCGTATCGGCCATG GGCTGTCGAACTGCACGGCGATCAGGGAGCTGTACCTGGCGGGGAACAAGATCAGCGACGTGGAGGGCCTGCACCGGCTGCTGAAGCTGGCGGTGCTGGACCTGGGCTTCAACAAGCTCACCACGGCCAAGGCGCTGGGGCAGCTGGTGGCCAACTACCACTCCCTCCTGGCTCTCAACCTGGTGGGCAACCCGGTGCAGACCAACGTCGGCGACGAAGCGCTGCGCAAGGCCGTCACGGGCCTCCTCCCGCACCTAGCTTACCTCAACAAGCAGCCGGTGAAGCCGCAGCGCGTGCGGGAGGTGGCTACGGACAGCGTCGCACGAGCGGCGCTCGGCGCCGGCGCGGGGGGACGCAGGCGGGCGTCGCGGCGGCTGAGCCAGAGCCCGGGATCGTCGTCCACATCCAGGAGCAGGTCCAAGGGAAGGCAGCATCACGCCTCGGGCCTGCCGACGAGGAAGTGA